A portion of the Gallus gallus isolate bGalGal1 chromosome 16, bGalGal1.mat.broiler.GRCg7b, whole genome shotgun sequence genome contains these proteins:
- the TRIM27.2 gene encoding uncharacterized protein LOC430359, protein MAASNPTPLLPSEASCPICLEYFRDPVSIHCGHNFCRQCITRCWEWSTGGFCCPQCKETAEERVLCPNRELARVLEIARRLSLQAAHRDAAGQEGCEKHREPLSIYCKDDEAFICVICRESRLHRAHAMLPVQDAVQEYKEQIQSHLQALKEDRDKLLGFREAEMRRNWEYLEKTSAERQKILGGFEGLRLFLEEQEHHLLAQLENMERDVEKTQEENVTILTKEISHLDTIIQEMEEKCQQPASKFLQDIRSTLSRLGKENFQQPTLLLPDLESNLSHFREKNNALEEILKNFKEILMFELPEKMSVTLDPSTAHPQLTVSEDGRSVRWEDTQRDAASEEFGTDPFVLGHEGITSGRCCWEVEVTPKGSWAVGVAKESLKRREESGMSSEIELWSMGFCEGQFWALSSFERMTLPQIQVPRRVRVTLDYERGQVAFFDADKRALIFIFPSASFKGESIHPWFLVWGEGSQITLCP, encoded by the exons ATGGCTGCATCCAACCCCactcccctcctccccagcgAAGCCTCCTGCCCCATTTGCCTGGAATATTTCCGAGATCCAGTCTCCATCCATTGCGGACACAATTTCTGCAGGCAGTGCATCACTCGGTGCTGGGAATGGTCCACGGGGGGTTTCTGCTGCCCACAGTGCAAGGAGACGGCAGAGGAGAGGGTTTTATGTCCCAACCGGGAGCTGGCCCGGGTGCTGGAGATCGCCAGGAGGCTGAGCCTGCAGGCGGCCCACAGGGATGCTGCGGGGCAGGAAGGATGCGAAAAGCACCGGGAACCTCTGAGCATTTATTGCAAAGACGACGAAGCTTTCATCTGCGTGATCTGCCGCGAGTCGAGGCTGCACCGGGCTCACGCAATGCTTCCTGTGCAGGATGCTGTCCAGGAATACAAG GAACAAATCCAGTCCCATCTGCAAGCACTGAAGGAAGACAGAGACAAACTCTTGGGGTTCCGAGAGGCTGAAATGAGGAGAAATTGGGAGTATTTG GAGAAGACCAGCGCCGAACGGCAGAAGATTTTGGGTGGATTTGAAGGGCTGCGTCTCTTCCTGGAGGAGCAGGAACATCACCTGCTGGCTCAGCTGGAAAACATGGAGAGGGACGTGGAGAAAACGCAGGAGGAGAATGTCACCATCCTGACCAAAGAGATCTCCCACCTGGATACCATCATccaggagatggaggagaagtGCCAGCAACCAGCAAGCAAATTTCTGCAG gaCATCAGGAGCACCTTGAGCAG GTTGGGAAAGGAGAACTTCCAGCAGCCCACGTTGCTTCTTCCAGACCTGGAAAGTAATCTCAGCCActtcagggagaaaaataatgctttagaAGAGATTCTGAAGAACTTCAAAG AAATCCTGATGTTTGAACTGCCTGAAAAGA TGAGTGTGACCCTGGATCCATCCACAGCTCACCCCCAGCTCACCGTGTCAGAGGATGGGAGGAGTGTGAGGTGGGAAGACACCCAACGGGATGCAGCCAGTGAGGAATTTGGGACTGATCCCTTCGTGCTGGGCCATGAGGGCATCACATCAGGCagatgctgctgggaggtggaaGTGACACCCAAAGGCTCCTGGGCTGTTGGGGTGGCCAAGGAGTCCCtaaagaggagggaggagagcgGTATGAGCTCTGAGATTGAGCTCTGGTCTATGGGTTTCTGTGAGGGACAGTTTTGGGCTCTCTCCTCCTTTGAACGCATGACATTGCCCCAAATCCAGGTTCCCAGAAGGGTTCGGGTCACCCTGGACTACGAGAGGGGTCAGGTGGCATTTTTTGATGCTGATAAGAGGGCTCTGATCTTCATTTTCCCATCAGCCTCATTCAAAGGGGAGAGCATTCACCCCTGGTTCCTGGTGTGGGGTGAGGGCTCACAGATCACGTTGTGTCCCTGA
- the TRIM27.2 gene encoding uncharacterized protein LOC430359 isoform X1, which translates to MAASNPTPLLPSEASCPICLEYFRDPVSIHCGHNFCRQCITRCWEWSTGGFCCPQCKETAEERVLCPNRELARVLEIARRLSLQAAHRDAAGQEGCEKHREPLSIYCKDDEAFICVICRESRLHRAHAMLPVQDAVQEYKEQIQSHLQALKEDRDKLLGFREAEMRRNWEYLEKTSAERQKILGGFEGLRLFLEEQEHHLLAQLENMERDVEKTQEENVTILTKEISHLDTIIQEMEEKCQQPASKFLQDIRSTLSRLGKENFQQPTLLLPDLESNLSHFREKNNALEEILKNFKGIEHGLEWEVSVVFFGIRNIMDFLKRKEFLGKIIHTEIMMLYQIFLFFLPFLVEILMFELPEKMSVTLDPSTAHPQLTVSEDGRSVRWEDTQRDAAKQVMGCWFSPKYHHFPPETLLSTLKPLQGFLQSTVPP; encoded by the exons ATGGCTGCATCCAACCCCactcccctcctccccagcgAAGCCTCCTGCCCCATTTGCCTGGAATATTTCCGAGATCCAGTCTCCATCCATTGCGGACACAATTTCTGCAGGCAGTGCATCACTCGGTGCTGGGAATGGTCCACGGGGGGTTTCTGCTGCCCACAGTGCAAGGAGACGGCAGAGGAGAGGGTTTTATGTCCCAACCGGGAGCTGGCCCGGGTGCTGGAGATCGCCAGGAGGCTGAGCCTGCAGGCGGCCCACAGGGATGCTGCGGGGCAGGAAGGATGCGAAAAGCACCGGGAACCTCTGAGCATTTATTGCAAAGACGACGAAGCTTTCATCTGCGTGATCTGCCGCGAGTCGAGGCTGCACCGGGCTCACGCAATGCTTCCTGTGCAGGATGCTGTCCAGGAATACAAG GAACAAATCCAGTCCCATCTGCAAGCACTGAAGGAAGACAGAGACAAACTCTTGGGGTTCCGAGAGGCTGAAATGAGGAGAAATTGGGAGTATTTG GAGAAGACCAGCGCCGAACGGCAGAAGATTTTGGGTGGATTTGAAGGGCTGCGTCTCTTCCTGGAGGAGCAGGAACATCACCTGCTGGCTCAGCTGGAAAACATGGAGAGGGACGTGGAGAAAACGCAGGAGGAGAATGTCACCATCCTGACCAAAGAGATCTCCCACCTGGATACCATCATccaggagatggaggagaagtGCCAGCAACCAGCAAGCAAATTTCTGCAG gaCATCAGGAGCACCTTGAGCAG GTTGGGAAAGGAGAACTTCCAGCAGCCCACGTTGCTTCTTCCAGACCTGGAAAGTAATCTCAGCCActtcagggagaaaaataatgctttagaAGAGATTCTGAAGAACTTCAAAGGTATTGAGCATGGGCTGGAGTGGGAAGTATCAGTTGTGTTTTTTGGAATCAGAAACATAAtggattttttgaagagaaaagaattcCTGGGCAAAATAATACACACTGAGATTATGATGTTATatcagatatttctttttttcctcccttttcttgTAGAAATCCTGATGTTTGAACTGCCTGAAAAGA TGAGTGTGACCCTGGATCCATCCACAGCTCACCCCCAGCTCACCGTGTCAGAGGATGGGAGGAGTGTGAGGTGGGAAGACACCCAACGGGATGCAGCCA AACAAGTGATGGGCTGCTGGTTTTCACCAAAATACCACCATTTCCCACCCGAAACCCTTCTGAGTACCTTGAAGCCTCTTCAGGGTTTCCTTCAGAGCACCGTTCCTCCATGA
- the TRIM27.1 gene encoding tripartite motif-containing 27, with protein MATQSPLDSLQSEASCSICLGYFQDPVSIPCGHNFCRECIARCWEGLEGNFPCPQCRKTALHKNFRPSRELANIASIARQLSLHSSGWCKQHREALKLFCTEDQEPICAQCDASQAHRSHAVLPAHQAAQEYKEEIQARLQASKEEREKYLESRRTGGRTGLYLEKTKKEGKRIVCEFEQLQRFLKEKERFLLVQLADLDRAVTKVQEDAVTKVMEEMSHLDTLIWEMEGKFQQPDSKFLLDIRRLLNSCEMMKFSPPTEISPTLERRLEDFLQKNVLVRLTLQKCQDSLMFQLQEPANVTMDPTTAHPNLHLSEDQKQARGQLVPQDFPENPERFSFEPCVLGCQGFTSGRHFWEVEVGQGGVWALGVARASMKRKGPMSFSPKEGVWALEAYHSLTSPRANLRLNALPRRIRVSLDYEGGRVAFFSSDDDTPILVYTRALFNGEKVLPLFKIGLGARLQEITQNPPSEEQSTSGQLMSHLDWVGFRSPLKICP; from the exons ATGGCCACGCAGAGCCCCTTGGACAGCCTGCAGAGCGAAGCCTCCTGCTCCATCTGCCTGGGTTACTTCCAGGATCCCGTCTCCATCCCCTGCGGCCACAACTTCTGCCGGGAGTGCATCGCCCgctgctgggaagggctggaggGAAATTTCCCCTGTCCGCAGTGCAGGAAAACGGCGTTGCACAAAAATTTCCGCcccagcagagagctggcaAATATCGCCAGCATCGCCCGGCAGCTGAGTTTGCATTCCTCGGGTTGGTGCAAGCAGCACCGCGAGGCTCTGaagctcttctgcacagaggaCCAAGAGCCCATCTGCGCGCAGTGCGACGCGTCCCAGGCGCACCGCTCCCACGCTGTGCTCCCTGCCCACCAGGCGGCCCAGGAGTACAAG GAAGAAATTCAGGCTCGCCTCCAGGCTtcaaaggaggagagggaaaagtaCCTGGAAAGCAGAAGGACTGGTGGAAGGACGGGCTTGTATTTG GAGAAAAccaagaaggaagggaagaggataGTGTGTGAATTCGAGCAGTTGCAGCGATTTCTGAAGGAGAAGGAGCGCTTCCTGCTGGTCCAGCTggcagacctggacagagccgTCACCAAAGTGCAGGAGGATGCGGTGACGAAGGTGATGGAGGAGATGTCCCACCTTGACACCCTGATCTGGGAGATGGAGGGCAAATTCCAGCAGCCTGACAGCAAATTCCTGCTG GACATCAGGAGGCTCTTGAATAG ctgtgagATGATGAAGTTCAGTCCTCCGACAGAGATTTCCCCCACTCTGGAAAGAAGGTTGGAGGACTTCCTTCAGAAGAACGTCCTGGTGAGACTGACGCTGCAGAAGTGCCAAG ACAGCCTGATGTTTCAATTGCAAGAGCCAG CCAACGTCACCATGGACCCCACCACCGCTCACCCCAACCTCCATCTCTCTGAAGATCAAAAACAAGCCCGGGGCCAACTGGTGCCACAGGACTTCCCCGAGAACCCCGAGAGGTTCAGCTTCGAGCCCTGCGTGTTGGGCTGCCAGGGCTTCACCTCGGGGAGGCATTTCTGGGAGGTGGAGGTGGGACAGGGGGGGGTGTGGGCCCTGGGGGTGGCCCGGGCTTCGATGAAGAGGAAGGGACCCATGAGCTTCAGCCCCAAAGAGGGTGTCTGGGCGCTGGAGGCCTACCACTCCCTCACGTCCCCCCGTGCCAACCTACGTCTGAATGCACTTCCCAGGAGGATTCGGGTCTCCCTGGACTACGAAGGGGGTCGGGTGGCATTTTTCAGCTCGGATGATGACACCCCCATCTTGGTGTACACCAGGGCTTTGTTCAATGGGGAGAAGGTCCTCCCCTTGTTCAAGATAGGGCTGGGGGCTCGCTTGCAAGAGATCACCCAAAATCCCCCCTCAGAGGAGCAGTCCACGAGTGGGCAGCTGATGTCCCATTTGGATTGGGTTGGGTTTAGATCTCCCCTAAAGATCTGTCCTTGA
- the TRIM39.1 gene encoding tripartite motif protein 39 has protein sequence MALFSRHVYLAMGLNTRTVGQKWLEMFPRELRAKALEDLKNEIEKRQKSTAKHSEEISPLDTKAQGEKSQQSDVKSPITRCGKVTFQLPAGASPGPEERLCHSSWRNGALKETLKRLQASITLDPDTAHPDLILSEDRKSVKRGEGQQDLPDNPERFAYWPFVLGHQSFSAGRHCWEVEVGDEGDWAIGVARESIPRKGQLSLCPKGGIWGVEKWGGQVRALTTHKVTLLALRWVPRRVSVHLDYAGGTVAFFDADEGGLIFVFSHASFSGERVHPWLWVVGVRSKLRLCP, from the exons ATGGCTTTATTTTCTAGGCATGTGTATTTGGCCATGGGGCTCAACACAAGGACAGTGGGGCAGAAATGGTTGGAAATGTTTCCTCGAGAGCTCAGAGCCAAGGCT CTGGAAGACCTGAAAAATGAGATtgagaagaggcagaaaagcaCCGCCAAGCACTCGGAGGAGATTTCCCCGCTGGATACGAAAGCACAGGGAGAGAAGAGCCAGCAGTCG GATGTGAAAAGCCCCATCACCAG GTGTGGAAAAGTGACCTTCCAGCTGCCAGCGGGCGCTTCTCCAGGGCCGGAGGAGAGGCTGTGCCATTCCTCATGGAGGAACGGTGCTCTGAAGGAAACCCTGAAGAGGCTTCAAG ccagcaTCACCCTGGACCCCGACACCGCTCACCCTGACCTCATCCTCTCTGAAGACCGAAAGAGTGTGAAACGTGGGGAAGGACAACAGGACCTTCCCGATAACCCCGAAAGATTCGCCTACTGGCCCTTTGTTTTGGGCCACCAAAGCTTCTCTGCCGGCCGGCACTGCTGGGAGGTGGAAGTGGGGGATGAAGGGGACTGGGCCATCGGTGTGGCCCGAGAATCCATCCCTCGGAAGGGTCAACTCAGCCTCTGTCCcaaaggggggatttggggggtggAGAAATGGGGGGGACAGGTCCGGGCACTCACCACCCACAAGGTGACCTTGTTAGCTCTGCGCTGGGTGCCCAGGAGGGTCAGCGTCCACTTGGACTACGCTGGAGGGACGGTGGCATTTTTTGATGCTGATGAAGGGGGGctcatctttgttttttcccatgCATCCTTCTCTGGGGAGAGGGTCCATCCGTGGCTGTGGGTGGTAGGGGTCAGGTCCAAGCTGAGGCTGTGTCCCTGA
- the TRIM27.1 gene encoding tripartite motif-containing 27 isoform X1: MATQSPLDSLQSEASCSICLGYFQDPVSIPCGHNFCRECIARCWEGLEGNFPCPQCRKTALHKNFRPSRELANIASIARQLSLHSSGWCKQHREALKLFCTEDQEPICAQCDASQAHRSHAVLPAHQAAQEYKEKTKKEGKRIVCEFEQLQRFLKEKERFLLVQLADLDRAVTKVQEDAVTKVMEEMSHLDTLIWEMEGKFQQPDSKFLLDIRRLLNSCEMMKFSPPTEISPTLERRLEDFLQKNVLVRLTLQKCQDSLMFQLQEPANVTMDPTTAHPNLHLSEDQKQARGQLVPQDFPENPERFSFEPCVLGCQGFTSGRHFWEVEVGQGGVWALGVARASMKRKGPMSFSPKEGVWALEAYHSLTSPRANLRLNALPRRIRVSLDYEGGRVAFFSSDDDTPILVYTRALFNGEKVLPLFKIGLGARLQEITQNPPSEEQSTSGQLMSHLDWVGFRSPLKICP; this comes from the exons ATGGCCACGCAGAGCCCCTTGGACAGCCTGCAGAGCGAAGCCTCCTGCTCCATCTGCCTGGGTTACTTCCAGGATCCCGTCTCCATCCCCTGCGGCCACAACTTCTGCCGGGAGTGCATCGCCCgctgctgggaagggctggaggGAAATTTCCCCTGTCCGCAGTGCAGGAAAACGGCGTTGCACAAAAATTTCCGCcccagcagagagctggcaAATATCGCCAGCATCGCCCGGCAGCTGAGTTTGCATTCCTCGGGTTGGTGCAAGCAGCACCGCGAGGCTCTGaagctcttctgcacagaggaCCAAGAGCCCATCTGCGCGCAGTGCGACGCGTCCCAGGCGCACCGCTCCCACGCTGTGCTCCCTGCCCACCAGGCGGCCCAGGAGTACAAG GAGAAAAccaagaaggaagggaagaggataGTGTGTGAATTCGAGCAGTTGCAGCGATTTCTGAAGGAGAAGGAGCGCTTCCTGCTGGTCCAGCTggcagacctggacagagccgTCACCAAAGTGCAGGAGGATGCGGTGACGAAGGTGATGGAGGAGATGTCCCACCTTGACACCCTGATCTGGGAGATGGAGGGCAAATTCCAGCAGCCTGACAGCAAATTCCTGCTG GACATCAGGAGGCTCTTGAATAG ctgtgagATGATGAAGTTCAGTCCTCCGACAGAGATTTCCCCCACTCTGGAAAGAAGGTTGGAGGACTTCCTTCAGAAGAACGTCCTGGTGAGACTGACGCTGCAGAAGTGCCAAG ACAGCCTGATGTTTCAATTGCAAGAGCCAG CCAACGTCACCATGGACCCCACCACCGCTCACCCCAACCTCCATCTCTCTGAAGATCAAAAACAAGCCCGGGGCCAACTGGTGCCACAGGACTTCCCCGAGAACCCCGAGAGGTTCAGCTTCGAGCCCTGCGTGTTGGGCTGCCAGGGCTTCACCTCGGGGAGGCATTTCTGGGAGGTGGAGGTGGGACAGGGGGGGGTGTGGGCCCTGGGGGTGGCCCGGGCTTCGATGAAGAGGAAGGGACCCATGAGCTTCAGCCCCAAAGAGGGTGTCTGGGCGCTGGAGGCCTACCACTCCCTCACGTCCCCCCGTGCCAACCTACGTCTGAATGCACTTCCCAGGAGGATTCGGGTCTCCCTGGACTACGAAGGGGGTCGGGTGGCATTTTTCAGCTCGGATGATGACACCCCCATCTTGGTGTACACCAGGGCTTTGTTCAATGGGGAGAAGGTCCTCCCCTTGTTCAAGATAGGGCTGGGGGCTCGCTTGCAAGAGATCACCCAAAATCCCCCCTCAGAGGAGCAGTCCACGAGTGGGCAGCTGATGTCCCATTTGGATTGGGTTGGGTTTAGATCTCCCCTAAAGATCTGTCCTTGA
- the TRIM39.1 gene encoding tripartite motif protein 39 isoform X1: MRLRRGRKAPPSTRRRFPRWIRKHRERRASSRCGKVTFQLPAGASPGPEERLCHSSWRNGALKETLKRLQASITLDPDTAHPDLILSEDRKSVKRGEGQQDLPDNPERFAYWPFVLGHQSFSAGRHCWEVEVGDEGDWAIGVARESIPRKGQLSLCPKGGIWGVEKWGGQVRALTTHKVTLLALRWVPRRVSVHLDYAGGTVAFFDADEGGLIFVFSHASFSGERVHPWLWVVGVRSKLRLCP, translated from the exons ATGAGATtgagaagaggcagaaaagcaCCGCCAAGCACTCGGAGGAGATTTCCCCGCTGGATACGAAAGCACAGGGAGAGAAGAGCCAGCAGTCG GTGTGGAAAAGTGACCTTCCAGCTGCCAGCGGGCGCTTCTCCAGGGCCGGAGGAGAGGCTGTGCCATTCCTCATGGAGGAACGGTGCTCTGAAGGAAACCCTGAAGAGGCTTCAAG ccagcaTCACCCTGGACCCCGACACCGCTCACCCTGACCTCATCCTCTCTGAAGACCGAAAGAGTGTGAAACGTGGGGAAGGACAACAGGACCTTCCCGATAACCCCGAAAGATTCGCCTACTGGCCCTTTGTTTTGGGCCACCAAAGCTTCTCTGCCGGCCGGCACTGCTGGGAGGTGGAAGTGGGGGATGAAGGGGACTGGGCCATCGGTGTGGCCCGAGAATCCATCCCTCGGAAGGGTCAACTCAGCCTCTGTCCcaaaggggggatttggggggtggAGAAATGGGGGGGACAGGTCCGGGCACTCACCACCCACAAGGTGACCTTGTTAGCTCTGCGCTGGGTGCCCAGGAGGGTCAGCGTCCACTTGGACTACGCTGGAGGGACGGTGGCATTTTTTGATGCTGATGAAGGGGGGctcatctttgttttttcccatgCATCCTTCTCTGGGGAGAGGGTCCATCCGTGGCTGTGGGTGGTAGGGGTCAGGTCCAAGCTGAGGCTGTGTCCCTGA
- the TRIM39.2 gene encoding tripartite motif containing 39 (The RefSeq protein has 2 substitutions compared to this genomic sequence): MDEDNPAESFQDEASCSLCLGFFQDPVSIHCGHNFCRACITRCWEEQEETFSCPRCKATATQRNLRPNRELAKIIEIAKRLSLRAPSAGERLCERHREVLKLFCEEDQVPICLVCRESHAHRLHAAVPIEEAVEEQKEKIQAHVQILKEKKEKLQGLKEAEEGKSLEFLEKVQQERQKVVLDIKELQQFVEQQERLLLGRLEKLDQEIVRRKEENLAKLLEEISSVSEQIRELEEKCQQPPCEFLQDSRNILSRLENEKSQQAPEILPGAEENPASPPQKNTALKETLMQFRESLTLDPDTAHPRLVLSEDHRCVRWEEARHPVPDNPKRFDSSRCVLGCQGFNAGRHYWEVEVGDGEAWAVGVAKESVERKGRISVKPEVGIWAVGQCGAQYQALTSPTSPITLHSAPKVIGIYLDYEAGRVAFFDANNEVPIFAYPPTSFGGERVLPLLCLGRGCRFTLSP, encoded by the exons ATGGATGAAGATAACCCAGCTGAGAGCTTCCAGGACGAGGcctcctgctccctctgctTGGGGTTCTTCCAAGATCCCGTCTCCATCCACTGCGGGCACAACTTCTGCAGGGCGTGCATCACCCGCTGCtgggaggaacaggaggaaacCTTCTCCTGCCCTCGCTGCAAGGCGACGGCCACGCAGCGCAACCTGCGACCCAACCGCGAGTTGGCCAAGATCATTGAGATTGCCAAAAGGCTGAGCCTGAGGGCCCCAAGCGCTGGGGAGAGGCTGTGCGAGAGGCACCGGGAGGTCCTGAAGCTGTTCTGCGAGGAGGACCAGGTGCCCATCTGCCTGGTGTGCAGGGAGTCCCACGCTCACCGCCTGCACGCCGCCGTCCCCATTGAGGAGGCAGTGGAGGAGCAGAAG GAGAAAATCCAGGCTCACGTGCAGatcctgaaggaaaagaaggaaaagctgcaggGGCTGAAAGAAgctgaggaagggaaaagcCTGGAATTCCTC GAGAAGGTCCAACAGGAGAGGCAGAAGGTGGTGTTGGACatcaaggagctgcagcagttcGTGGAGCAACAGGAGCGTCTCCTCTTGGGGCGGCTGGAGAAGCTGGACCAGGAAATCgtgaggagaaaagaggagaacCTGGCCAAGCTCCTGGAGGAGATTTCCTCCGTCAGTGAGCAGATCCGTGAGCTGGAGGAGAAATGCCAGCAGCCACCGTGTGAATTCCTGCAG GACAGCATGAACATCTTGAGCAG GCTGGAGAATGAGAAATCCCAGCAGGCCCCGGAGATTTTGCCTGGAGCAGAAGAAAACCCAGCCAGCCCTCCtcagaaaaacacagctctcAAGGAGACGCTGATGCAGTTTCGAG AAAGTCTGACGTTGGACCCCGACACGGCGCATCCCCGGCTGGTCCTGTCCGAAGACCACCGATGTGTGCGATGGGAAGAGGCCCGGCACCCCGTCCCTGACAACCCCAAACGCTTCGATTCGTCCCGCTGCATTCTGGGCTGCCAAGGGTTCAACGCGGGGAGGCACTACTGGGAGGTGGAGGTGGGCGATGGGGAGGCGTGGGCTGTTGGCGTGGCCAAGGAGTCGGTGGAGAGGAAGGGGCGGATCAGCGTCAAACCCGAGGTGGGGATTTGGGCAGTGGGGCAATGTGGGGCCCAGTATCAGGCTCTCACTTCACCCACCAGCCCCATCACGCTGCACTCTGCCCCCAAAGTGATTGGGATTTACCTGGATTACGAGGCCGGGCGAGTGGCATTTTTCGATGCCAACAATGAGGTGCCCATTTTTGCGTACCCTCCCACATCTTTTGGAGGGGAGAGGGTCCTTCCgctgctctgcctggggagGGGCTGCCGCTTCACGCTGTCCCCGTGA